The region ACTAAAATGTAGTCCTTCCTCTACCACCTGAAACAACAAAACAGTTAAAGCTACCACTACTTCAAAACCCTCCGACTGGGACTGTTGCTTGTGTAACGAACAACGTGGAGCCTAATCCTCACATCCGCAATCATCCCAATGCATTTCAAAGACCACACACGTTTACAAGAAGACTGTCTGGAATAGATCACATTTATACTTAACTAGAACCGTTTCACATGTGTATAAAAACCTCCTACTGAAGTTGACAGTTAAATGTAATTTAGTAGATTCTCTCATCTAGAAGGACTTACAGGATCAATTAGGTTAAGGgcgttgctcaagggcacgtcagaTTTCACGGAGtgagctctgggattcaaactagcaGCCTTGCCTTTATTGGACCCATGGTCTTAACGGCTAGGCTACCTAAGTACTCTTGATATTTTATGTGGATCCCATTACAGTAGCTGTTAACAAgcagcagctagtcttcctggagtccacacaAAATAGCATTACACAACTCAGATAGAACTACGAAAAATAATTATAGGTGCCTACATGCCACACCTCacgtttatttttttaatccaggTCTGCGCTTcacttgagcaatatgagatggaacggagttccttgcagtaatggctctatataacacTGTGCTTAATGGTCCCACCTTCACAGAATAAAATCCGCCAATCCAGGTAGGAGGGAAACCAACAGTCTTGACCAAGACCAACGCTTGTAGAAACTCATCCTCCTCGGAGCTGTGCACAGATGACAGGTTTGCTCCAAGGTACTTCACAACGTTGGGTACAGACACCAGTTTATCACCAAGGGACACACAGTTCCGCTAGAGAAGaaagtatttatttaactaggcaagtcaattaaaaaATATTACCTACAGTAACAGCCAAGCAGTAGATGGGAACAAAGACATTTCATGTATTAGCCAGTGTTGCTGAGAATTTGTCTTCTGGACTTGACCATCACAACTAATTAACCTTTTAAAAACATTATCTTAAAGATATTAGTTCACCTCCGTCTTAAACCATGTCCTGTGGGTTCTAGTATACAGGAGGCACGACTCCACATTAAATATGTATAGAAAATTCCCATCTTAAAGGGAAGTTCAGTATTTCACATCAGTCATGTGTTGCCATTTAAGAAAGTATTACCGTTAAGGTAATGTCAAAGAGCTAATTTCAACTGCACTTCCACTTTAAATTCACACTAGATGGTAAGGGTTATACCTCTGCTTCAGGCCAGCTCCTTGTAGTCTTTACAAACATTAAGCAGCGTGATCCATATTTGGTCCAACCGGAAGGACACAAGTCTTCTTCTAGAATTGAATCTGTACGGAGAAGTTACATGTGGCTTTAAAGGCCAGTGTACAAATCACAGCTAcaatattatttgtagatcagtcagtcacctATGCTACAAGAAAAATACAGAATGAGTCAAGAAGAGTGGACTCTTACTTGCATCTCCTAGAGCAAAGGCAGCACTGAGAATCAGAAGACTAGTCAACATGGTCATGGAGTCTCTTGAGCGAAACAAAGAGTGAAGCCATCAAAACCAGATTCAACTCCACATACAGTAGATTAGAACAGGAATATGTCTGCTTTTCTAAATGCCATCCTATTCCCTAAGCAGGGCTGAGGAGAATATCTGGGCAGGTATTTCTCTCCACTCATACAGGAGTAATAGAGGCCTAGATCCCAAATGTAGAAATGCCCTGCAGCTTTGGCTATTGAACCATATTCAATTCTGGTTCTTTTATTatccaacaaaaaataaaagcataATATTAAAGGCTGGCAGATAAGGCTTAGTGGCTTATAACACCAGTAGGTAAGGTGAAATGGCCATCAGGAAAGGCTGTGATAACATGTGGTGCTGGATCGAATACTCCACATTACCATACGACTGACCAGTAAGCTACACCACAGCCCAATATTATACCAATTAATGAATCAAGGTATAAGGTCATTCCATAGCAACAGCTTGCTAGACATGGTTCTATGAGGTACCTGCTAGCAGCATGGGTCCCACCTCTGAAGAGCCATCCATAATACATTACATGGTTCTGATAAGTCACCATTTACAGCACTGATCAATAACTAAATCAAATTTATACACTACCCATCCAAATTTGGCTGCCTATGTTGCGTTCTGGCTTTGCACATCCATGTTTCTTCTATTTCCAATATGGCCCTGCATGGTGCCCATATGGTGAGGTGGATTAGCTAGACAGCTGAGCACAACATGAAATCCATTTAAGGTTTTGATGGGGGGGGGTGAAAGTAAAAACAGCATTTCAGTTTGTTGttcactgagacgcagtgcaAAAGGCAACCGAGCAGAACAGTCTACAGGATTATAGATGTAAGACTCATTCTGCTAGCAGGTACCATCATTGGACCATGTCTCATCTCACAAGCTGTAACAAGTCCCTTACAGTTAAATTAAAGGTCTAATACTGGGCTAGGACGAACAGGACATTATGCCACAACGCAGGAAATTAAAACCCTATACATTTTTCAATAGCAGGAACTTACTTTAGCCAAACAACAACAGACCAATAAAGGAACTGGgacaccacaactactgaacaaaCCCAGGTAGAACAAGCTGCTTTTATACCAAAGGAATGGAAGAGGAATTGGTGATTAGCAGAGAGAGTTCAGGTGTGGTGAGTTAGCAGGAGAGGGGCGTGTCCAGAGGGTAATTGGGAGTTTGTGGAATTAGCATTATCCTTCAAAACAAATGCAGGGCCACATATTCACtacgggctctggtcaaaagtagtgcacttcataggcaATTGAGGGCTATTTGGGATACTGTCACATACAGTATTAGATGAACAGACGTTGAAATCTCACCTTCTGAAATCCTGCCTGTGAGTTGAGTTCTAACtcttgtggtggatgaatcagaattagttgggtaacagataattaagatgtttcattagtataatatgcttatgtgagatactgttgcacatttcccttagctggggctcagtcacttggggcccagagaggggagaggtcagacttgttttttacatgtctctgttgctatgcagaatatcagcaagagaggaggacagaatgaaacattgtcttcatatgtgaatgtgtctttacctattcttaaaccatgtgaagggatggcgtgattaatggggaaccaattatttgtctccacattGTCTGggcgcaagtcactcccctcagtgagcttgtccaggagtgggaacaagaggtgttttactgaggatgggcctctatgagatagcactgacagaggagatttatggTATATTTTGATAAGAATGCCTAGAAAGCATTCCAGACGACATGAGCTAATGGTTTTgtactataccgtaccagggagggacagttctaGGAAGACCAGACACTCGTCTATATAATAAACACTGTTGAgatagcagttgctgtctgctgtgttttatagatgtattttcatacaaaacttaaactttgtgaactgttcctaagatttGTGGttcgtcaatgtacgttgaagagGTGGTTCTTGGGTATAAAatatctcagtagccattgtgttgggaccttcctggttcattcgagagagtgcattattgaaggtgaaagtacttttgcaaaagtatcttaattattaaatatgtagtttaactgagactggtgtgtttgtacctcccctcatttggtaatgcagaaattagacaCCACACTCTCCCTTTGGCTGAAATTGAGttctacctctacctcctctccttttTATGGACAGATCGAGTCAGACCCCTCCCTCTCGAGTTATGTGAGGAGTTTGGTGGAGATGGCGGAAGCAAAAGTGTCATTTGAAGTTGAAAGTATGTTGAGTACAGTTAGCGAGAAAGATGAGTGGACAACAGTAAAGTCCAAGAATGGAACAAAAAGGGGGTTCAAATTGTTGTGGAAAATGAGTCTGATTAATCGTTGTTTGTTGGGGTACGTGATGTTATCACGTAACTATAAATATTCAATCCTTTAATTATAAAAGCAaagtgttttattttgacttttattATGCCCACTGCATGCATTTTTTTATAATCAAAtataaaaatagttttttttcaggACAAGGATTATTGtgactttcaagaatgcctgaattgcttCACCTTGCTTTTCTGGTAGGCTCGATGCAAGTTTCACCATACAATTATTTCAGACATACAATGCAAGTTCCACCATGGCACGGACCATGATGATACATTGGCACAGACCATGGCGGTACGTTGGCACAGACCGCTTGTTTATTCCACACTCtaggtatgttttttttttttgggggggggtgaagtTATTACGTCCAGTTGTTTTTATCGACACAAGACAGTTCAACAGAATCTCACTGTAGCAGGCAATTGTCACATCTTTTTTCTATGCAAACTTTCTAAATGTCGACAAAATGTTTAAAGCTGAAGGtctggaggagggagagtgaaagtAGGACCAGGgtttgtgttgttaggagaggaggaggggagagaggtatgggagaggggaggagaggagtaggggagagaggTATATGAGAGTGGAGAggttaggggaggagaggaggagggaagagaggtatatgagagaggagaggttaggtgagaagaagagaggaggaaagatgaCCGGTCAAGGTGTTATTAAAGGGATATTGTGAGATTTTGGTCTATTTAGCCCTCTTTCTTTAGTTTGAAGGACGTTTTTTAATTAACTACTGTAGCTTCAGCACAATTGCTAGCTATGAGAGCAGATCCCAAAGACTTCTAGTCATTGCGCTGACGCTAGTTAGTGATCACTGGAAAAACTACCTTCAAAGTCCTTCAAATTGCATGCAGAGACAAAATCTGACTGGGAAAGAAGAAAAAGGTTTTAATTGCCAAAATATTGCACTATCCCTTTAAGGAGGAAatagcaccggttccaatccaagtgccattTATCAAACTCCAGgcagtgctatggtcagatgacatgaaaatagagctctttagtTATGAACATCAGCGGTGGTTTCGGTGTGGAAAAACAGAAGCACGTGCAGTGAAGTACCTCATACCTACAGTAAAATATGGTTCTGCATCTTTAACGTTTATgaagctattttgcttccactggttctGTGGCCCTTTTTAAGCTCAATGGCATCATaaactttaccaagtaccaggacattatAGCCCAAAAAACGAGTTCTCTCTGCCAGGATGCTGACGTTGACCGCAAGTGGATATtctagcaagacaataaccccaagcacacatcaaaatccacaattaAATGGATAATTGACCACATGTTGCAATGTCCTGCTTTTTAAATTTTTACCCACctatcaataggtgcccttcgttgcaaggcattggaaaactccCTGGTCTTTGAGGTTGAATCAGTGTTTGAAATGCATTGCTCcactgagggatcttacagataattatatgtgtggggtacagagatgaggtagtcattcaaacatCATGTCAAACATTATTATTGAactcagagtgagtccatgcaacttataatGTGACTTGATAAGaaaatctttactcctgaacttgttTAGGTTTGCcgtaacaaagaggttgaatacttattgactcaagacttttcagcatttcatttttcTTTTATTATCAAGCTGcatttttttggtgaaaattatTTTCCCCAAATGAGAAACTCAGTTGCGGCAAATGTATTCCAGTTGGGCTCTACACATTGTAAaggggattaatgtgcttaatttttaagaagttatttggccactttagttgtgacacaaaccttatcaaaacatatgaggaggcagggtagcctagtggttagagcgttggactagtaactgaaaggttgcaagatcgaatccccgagctgacaaggtacaaatctgttgttctccccctgaacaaggcagttaacttctCTGGagaacacactattcaacagccagtgaaatgcaataatctcataatttcattttctcaaacaataaactattttacaccattttaaaggtaaacttctcgttaatctaaccacattgtccgatttcaaaaagtctttacggcgaaagcataaaattagattatgttaggacataaacttcacaagaaaaacaacacagccattttgaAAGCAAGTATGCATCACAAATGTGATTTTGGATCACACTATTCCACTACATGAACCTTTCTGATCCtagacccattaaaacctcacgaCAACTCCACTACTTGGCtctatctgatcctagatcaattaaaacctcaccactattccactacatTACCCTTTCTGATCCtagacccattaaaacctcaccactattccactacttggccCTATCTTATCCTACAGCAGGCCGGCAGCCTGGGAGAACGGGACACTATCGTTCATCACACCTTATAACTGTTCTGCTGTAAAATCTCATAACCCAAGGagttctctgcagctgccaccacaacatacaTTTTCGGTGATTTATGTTCCATTTctgtggtacagttgataaccatggctATGAATGCTAAGAAACCAACCTTACTGAAACACATGTTATTCCTATCACTCTCTATTGGCAACGGCATACTCACATCTCTGGATCCCTCGAAactggacccatcttcctctacaacTCTCTTCACTGCCTATGAAGACTCCTTCattgaaaatgactcaagtaaaagtgaaagtcaccccgtaaaatattacttgagaaAAGGTCTAAAAGTATtaggttttaaatatactgaagtatcaaaaataaaagtataaatcatttcaaattccttatactaagcaaaccagacggcaccattttcttgctgTTTTTAATTTAATTACggatagccagtggcacactccaacactcagacatcatttacaaagaaagcatttgtgtttagggagtttggcagtatggatgaccagggatgttctcttgataagtgtgtgaattggaccatttttctgttctgctaatcattcaaaatataacgagtacttttgggtgtcagggaaaatgtacggagtaaaaagtacattattttctttaggaatgtagtgatgtgaaagttgtcaaaaacataaatagtacagtaaagatacccccaaaaaacgaattattagtactttaaagtatttttacttaagtactttataccactggCTAATGGTGTACATCGGGATCTCTCGTTGGGTTAATGaggcaactagtcacacctgtgacTGGTCCTTTAAAATGAGAGGTGGAAGAGGTAGACCATAACtcacagacaacagagagagagagcacacacacccAGTGAATTCCTTGGAAGAGTGCAGAAGGTCAGATTGTGTCATTATTTAATAGAGtctctgcatctcaaatggcaccttaatCTTATGtgtccctggtcaaatgtagtgcactatatagggtgccattttgtggAGTGACCGCCCTGCATTTAAGAGCATAGACTAATAGTTACCTTTGCAGTAAATGGGTAGTCTATGACTAGATCTAGGCTGCTTCccaatccctatgtagtgcattatgGGCCCTCGTCAAAGATGGTTCACTACATAAGAAATGAGGAGCCATCTGAAGGATACATATTCCTGTGTGCCAGGCTTATCTATTGTATGCGGTTGAAGAGATGATACCTGAGTTTTGGCAGGAGACTAGTAGCACCGTGTTGCCAATACTCGGTTCTTGGGGTCCTCAGGACTGGATTTAGGAAAGGCTGCCTTAGCAGTTGCTTAAGTGTTGTAATTAACACAGGGTTTCCTTaacctctcctctagttccaCCAGCCATTCCACTGACTTGGAATATTCCAGTACTATCACAGCTGATTAAAATTCTCAactaatcctctctctctctctctctctcaggagaccTATCATCATGGCGACATTGACCATCATTCTGCTTGTCAGCACGGTTTTTGCTCTGGGAGGTAGGAGTTACATACCTCACACCTGCATTTTAATAAACATTAGTGGGTGTTGCTCTGTCCTATTTTACACATGCAGGTGTGACTTGGAAATGTTTTCATAACCGGTTCTCCATGGGACACCCTCTGACACTGGAATAATCAAGGTTGTGCCTTGCTGAAGGGAACATAGATGGATATATGAACTACTGGCCTAACggcaaggctacctgccactcctcTAGTTCCAGAGATGTATATCGGTGTCTAGATGCTGGACTGAGGTGTTCTGATATGATTGGTTTAA is a window of Salmo salar chromosome ssa18, Ssal_v3.1, whole genome shotgun sequence DNA encoding:
- the LOC106591678 gene encoding ladderlectin isoform X1, with amino-acid sequence MTMLTSLLILSAAFALGDANSILEEDLCPSGWTKYGSRCLMFVKTTRSWPEAERNCVSLGDKLVSVPNVVKYLGANLSSVHSSEEDEFLQALVLVKTVGFPPTWIGGFYSVKDRRWFWSDGSDFDHQNWAKGRPDAGAREACIHINFGGQKRWNNALCGRSLPSVCSLRLLPLRQTIH
- the LOC106591678 gene encoding ladderlectin isoform X2, with protein sequence MFVKTTRSWPEAERNCVSLGDKLVSVPNVVKYLGANLSSVHSSEEDEFLQALVLVKTVGFPPTWIGGFYSVKDRRWFWSDGSDFDHQNWAKGRPDAGAREACIHINFGGQKRWNNALCGRSLPSVCSLRLLPLRQTIH